From Macrobrachium rosenbergii isolate ZJJX-2024 chromosome 22, ASM4041242v1, whole genome shotgun sequence, the proteins below share one genomic window:
- the LOC136850867 gene encoding glutamine synthetase-like: MFTSGGSATNKTVLDRYLRLDIPDQKCQAMYIWIDGTGENLRSKTRTLNFTPKSPSELPIWNFDGSSTGQAEGSNSDVYLHPVAMYRDPFRLGNNKLVLCETYKHDKTPNETNHRWRCLEVMKRGASQHPWFGMEQEYTLLDVDNHPLGWPKNGYPGPQGPYYCGVGASKVYGRDVVEAHYRACLYTGINISGENAEVMPAQWEFQVGPCEGISMGDDLWMARYLLHRVAEDFNVVVTLDPKPIPGDWNGAGMHTNFSTQKMREPNGIDEIEKGIEKLSKVHTQHIIAYDPHGGKDNERRLTGLHETSSIHDFSAGVANRGASIRIPRGVSEEKCGYLEDRRPSSNADPYLVSERLVRTICLDEF; the protein is encoded by the exons ATGTTTACGAGCGGAGGCTCGGCAACCAACAAGACGGTATTGGACCGCTACCTGCGACTTGATATTCCGGACCAGAAATGTCAGGCGATGTACATCTGGATTGACGGAACGGGAGAAAACCTGCGTTCCAAAACGAGGACCTTGAACTTCACTCCCAAAAGTCCAAGTG AATTACCCATATGGAACTTCGATGGGTCTTCCACGGGCCAGGCAGAGGGAAGCAACAGCGATGTCTACCTACACCCAGTGGCAATGTACCGTGATCCCTTCAGGCTAGGGAACAACAAACTAGTACTATGCGAGACCTACAAACATGACAAAACCCCGAACGAGACGAATCACCGCTGGCGATGTCTGGAAGTCATGAAGAGAGGCGCTAGTCAGCATCCCTGGTTTGGCATGGAGCAAGAGTACACCCTCCTGGACGTTGACAACCACCCTCTGGGGTGGCCTAAGAACGGCTACCCAGGACCTCAAGGACCTTACTACTGCGGCGTCGGAGCCAGCAAAGTTTACGGCCGCGATGTTGTCGAAGCTCACTACAGGGCTTGTCTCTACACGGGCATCAACATTTCCGGAGAGAATGCCGAGGTCATGCCTGCCCAGTGGGAATTCCAGGTTGGTCCCTGTGAGGGCATTTCCATGGGCGACGACCTCTGGATGGCTCGGTACCTCTTACACAGAGTGGCTGAGGACTTCAACGTCGTTGTCACCTTGGATCCCAAGCCCATTCCAGGGGACTGGAACGGCGCTGGGATGCACACAAACTTCTCGACCCAGAAAATGCGCGAGCCAAACGGCATAGACGAGATCGAGAAAGGAATTGAGAAGCTTTCCAAAGTGCACACGCAACATATCATTGCCTACGACCCTCATGGAGGTAAGGACAACGAAAGGCGTCTGACAGGCCTTCACGAAACCTCGTCCATCCATGATTTTTCGGCAGGTGTTGCCAACAGAGGAGCTTCTATTCGCATACCGAGGGGCGTGTCTGAAGAGAAATGTGGCTATCTTGAAGATCGAAGACCTTCCTCAAATGCTGATCCCTACTTGGTCTCAGAAAGACTGGTCAGGACGATCTGCCTTGACGAGTTCTAA